A stretch of DNA from Armatimonadia bacterium:
TCGACGCCTCCGCCGACTTCCACGTCTGGGCGATGGAGTGGCAGGAGGGACAGATCGACTGGTACCTCGACGGCGAGGTCATCCACACTTACAGGGGCCCCACTCCGCAGGAGAAGATGTTCATCCTGGTCGCGCTGTTCCAGTACTCCGGCTGGATCGGCCAGATCGACCCGAACATGACCTATCCGCGCGACTTCGAGATCGACTACGTCCGAGTCTACGCGCGAGACGAAGGATAGGGGACTGGGGGACGACGCGGACCCCACCGGCCCTTCGGTGTAGGGCTGTCCTGCGACGGAGCGCCGACCAACCACGGGGGCGGCGCTCCGACCGGGCTCGCCTTGCCCGTCGGAAGGGAAGCCGGTTCGCGCTAGATGAAGATCTTGTAGGTCTTCACGCCGAAGGCCGGACCGATGATGGCCCAGATGGCACCGATCGTGTAGTCTCCAGCTAACAGTCCGAGGAAGAACCAAATCCCCTGCCGGTGCGCTTTCTGGCCACCGTAGCGCATGAGCACGACCTTGATGAGCCAGCTCACAAAGAAAGCGAACCAGAAGTAGTCCATCGCAAAGGAGATCGCCAGCGCATACCCGGCCGGATGGAAGGGCAGGCCGCCGTAACGGAACCGCAGCGCCTTCAGCGCCCACACGATCACCCCACCCACAACCATGGCGGCGATGGCGCTGTAGTCCGTCGGCTGGGGCGAGAGGATCCACGTCGACAGCCGATCGTAGGTCTCCCGGCCCACCCACGACTTGAACCCCATGCAGCGTGCCGCAGCACCCTCCCGCATCGTGATATGAAGGTTCGCCCAGAAGCTGAACACGATCGCCCCGACCGTAGCGATCATGATCGCCCCGGCCAGCCACTTGCGGTCCAGGTCGGCGAACTCGCTCATCTTGAAGGCCTCGAGCTGGCAGGGCATCGGGTGGCAGCGGTATCCGCGGTTGAACCAGTAGGTGACCGAGAGCGCCGTCAGGTTGCGGGCCCCAAAGGCCCCGGCACCGGCGATCTGTACCATCAGGCGGTGGGGGTTGACGAAGTAGATCTCGTGGGGCGTGCCCAGTTCGGCCCGCACCCGGGTGATGGCGATGGATAGGAGGAAGAAGATCAGAAAGAAGCTCAGCGTGACCGCCGGGGACATCCCTGCGTAGCCGAAGAAGATGCACAGGGCCACGCTCCCCAGGACAATGCCGGCAATCGCCGTTCGGTAGCTGATCGGCTCCTGGCGGTCATCGAGGTCCGTCGGCAGGCCCTGGACATGGTCCCACACCTTGCGCAGATGCCCGCGCAACGCCCACAGGGACACCAGGGCAATCCCGATCCACGCACCACCGGCCTGCTCGTTGAGGTAGGGGAAGCCCTGGGCCGACTGCTGTCCCATCATCGCACCGGCGACGCGCTCGAACTTCGACACCACATAGAAGAACCAGCACGAGAAGCTAAGGTCGGAGGGAAGAAAGAAGGCCAGGCCAATGGCGAAGGGGTACATGCCCAGACGTGTCGAGCCGGTGGCGTTCCAGGGCCGACTGGGCCAGTGCTGGGCCAGTTCATACAGCTTGATGTAGCGGATCTCGGGGATCTGCGGCCACAGGGCATGGCAGCCGTTCACAACATCGATGACCGTCGCGATCCCAAAGCCGATCCACATGAGGTGGTTGCGGAAGAACCGCGCCGACTCCTGGCCGCGAGTCAGCTCCAGGGGCAGCAGGATCAAAGGGTAGGAGAGCTTCTCCTGTTCGGTCCAGGGCTTCCGAACCAGAACATTGATGCACAGCATCACAAAGATCAGCACAAACAAGAAGCCGCCCCACGCCGCGAGTGGCACCAGGAAGGGGCCGTACATCTGGGGCTGCCAGAAGCTCTCGCGCCCCTCGTACAGACCGCGGAGCGCGATCTCATCCGACACGGTGAGCCACCGGGGGATGTACTGCCAGAACAGCTCCTCCCAGCGATTCTCCGGGGTTGCGAAGCGGAAGGGGTGACCGATGGTGCCGAAGAGATTCTGGACGAAGTCGTGTCCGGCCAGGGTCTCCGAGATCACGACCATCAGGTAGATGACCAGCAGTTCGGCCTGGCTGAAAGCCTGTCGGGGGGCGAAGCGCAGCAGGAGCAGGTTCAGCAGGGCCAGGGCGAAGAGCATGAAGACGGGCGTGATGAACAGAGGCAGACAGGAGCCGTCGAGGGTGTACCAGCGGACCTCGACGAGCGTGACCCAATAGACATTGACCGGCATCAGCAGCAGGCCGATCAGGATGCAGCGCGGCGTGACGCCGTGTCGACGGGGTACCTCTTGCACGATTCAGTCCCGTAACCGTGAGGTCACAGCATTGTAGCGGTCGCGTTGCAGAAACGTCAACCGGGAGAGGGTGTCTAAAGACGCAAAGGGGGCATGCTACCGGGGTTGTCTGCACGGTCGGTACCCCCGGGCAGGACCAGGCCCTGCCTTCCGCCAGCCTCGGCAAGCATTGCATTGCCCGGTTGGGGTTGTGTATAATCCGCAGGAGACGGCACGATGTGGGTAAACTGACTATACAAGCCGTTCATTTCGCTGAGGACGTGTCGTGACCCACTATGACTGAGTTGCTGTACGCAGTAAAGGACTGCATCGCCGGCGGCCGCCCACTCACGGTGGCCGAGGGCGAAGAGCTATATGCCTGCACCGACTTGCTTGAGTTGGGCAGGCTTGCCGAGAGTGTGCGTCATCGCCTGGCCGACGGTAACTGTACCCTGATCAGGACTCGCCGTATCCGATACAGTAATGTGTGTCGCAATCAGTGTTCATACTGCGCCAAGGCCAAGCGGCCTGGTGAGGAGGGCGCCTACCAGCGCACCGTCGAGGAAGTCGTCGATCTGGTCGACGAGGCCATATCTCTGGGCTTCACCCAGTTCCAGCTAGCAGGCGGCTCCAGTCCCTCGGACGAGCTGGACTACTTCCTTGAGATGCTCTCCACTCTCCGCGCTCGTTTCCCCAAGATACACCTCCAGGGCTTCGCACCCGCACAGCTTGTGAACATCGCCAATGCTGCCCGCCTGCCGTCGACTGAGGTTCTTGCTCAGCTTCGTGAGGCAGGGCTCGACTCTCTGCTGGAGGACGGGGCCGACATCTTCGACCCGGCCATCCGCAGGGTCCTGTGTCGGACCAAGGCTACTGGTGGGCAGTGGCTCCAGGTCATGCGCGAGGCCCACGGGATGGGTATGCTCGGCGGTGCCAGCATGCTCTATGGTCACTACGAAGGTCGCGAGGAGAAGATTGAGCACCTGTGCCACCTGCGCGACCTCCAGGACGAGACCGGCCGGTTCACCTTCTACGCACCCCGGACCTTCCGTGCTGAGAACAGTCTCGCCAATGCCGGCGCACTCGTCGGCGGCGTTGAGGACCTGCGGGAGTTTGCCGTCGGGCGCATCTTCCTGTCCACCTTCCCGCACCTGCGTTGTTACGCCAATGATCTGGGCATGAAGACTACGCAGATCGCGCTCAACTTCGGAGTAGATACGGTAGTCGTGGTGACCCACGACCATGAGCCGCTCAAGGACGAGGATCGTGCTGAGGCCGGGCTCCCGAACCTGCCGCAGTTGCGAGAACTGGTCGAGAGGGCCGGGCTGGAGATCCGCGAGGGTACCCTCGACCAGCGGCTTTCGCCCGTGGCTTCTTCCGGCTCCTAGCTGCTCTTGCAGCCATCACAGATCCCGACTGCCCGCTTCCGCCTGTGCGCTGGAAGTGGGTAGTTTCACTTCCGCGGGCAGGTAGCCGGGCCCTTGTGAGCCGGGAGATGGCGATCGCCTGTCGCGTGCTCGTCAGGGCGTGAGGGTGTAGCCGGAGCCCTGGCGGTCGTAGGTGAAGGGGCGGCCCGTGAGGGGATCCGCCGGAACCCTTGCCAGATACTGTGGCGTCAGAGCGCTCAGTCCTGCCGGGTAGCGGTCGTCGGCAAGACGGGATAGCTCCAGCGCCGTCACGATCCGCAGCCGCTGGAGTACCTGCAGGCGTGTGTAGCGGCACTCAAGGATCTTGCTGGCAGGGATGGAGAACACCTGCTCCAGCGGGTCCCGTGGGGGCTCCAGGGCCCGCTCCATCGCAAGGCCCTGTGGCGCCGGGAGTGCAGTCGCCCGCAGCAAGGTCTGCCACTTGTCCCAGGCGGTCTTCATCGACCCCGCCGGATCGCGGCGCGGGTCAAATCGCCACAGGGTCCGGACCGTCTGCGACCAGTCCTCCGTCGACATCGCCCGGTACGACTCCACTGCTGTCGTCAGCCCCTGCCGCAGGATCAGGTCCAGCGCCGGCACCTTCTGCAGCGCCTCCGCGGCCAGCCGATCCACCTTCACCAGTTCGTCGCGTCGGAAGGAGTGCGAGGTGATGCCGGTGGTCAGGACGGCTGCCGCAGCGCGCTCAAGGCGGACTGCATCCTTCTCGGCTTCAGGATCGGGGCAGGCGCAGAGAAAGGCCGCCAGGCGCACGGCGTCGGTGCACACTGCCAGACATTCCGCCGTGTCACCCGCCTTGAGCTCGGCACAGGCAACGACGGCCACTGCGTCGGCGAGTTCAGCCACAGCCTGCGCGTCGTACTCCCAACTGCCCATCGTCCCCGGCCAGCGCTCCGGTTCCTCGGCGAGCGCCGCTCGTAGACTCGAAAGGGCCGAGGCCAAAGACCGCGCTGTCTCCTGGAGTTGAGTTGGCGCCGGGATGATGCCACCGACGATCCCTTCAGCCTGGCGGCGGTAGTCGGAGATTTGGGGTAGCGCATCGGCGACCCTGCGGAAGGACTGCGAGAGCCCTCCATAGGCCGCGGGCGGCACCTTCACCAGTAAGTCGCTGGGCGGCAGCGGCATCTTCCCCTTGGGCGGGATCATCCGCTCGCAGCCCGTCAGCAGCGTGAGCAGGCACAGGGCGACAAGGCCCCGAAGGGCCCAGCGGGGACCTTTGGTGAGGGTGCCGATCCGGCCGCGACCGCGCTTCCGCATCCGTTCCCTCCTCTCAGAGCCGCCTCCCGGGTGGGCAACCGAGTAGCAGGTCGATGCCCGCCGGTACCCGCGCGCTGAAAACCACTGTGACCTGATTGTACTGCGCCCCTGCACTCCTGACCTGCACCGCACCCAGCGGCTGCGAAGTCGAGCAGGACAGGGTCAAGGTTCGGTCAGACTCAGCAAGCCACAGGCCGAGAGACCAGGCCTCCATGGGCGGCAGCGCGTACTGCAAGCCCGCATCCCGGACCGTCTCGAACTGGGCCGCCCCTGGAGACAGTGCGAACTCGTCCACCCCCGACTTCGATCGCGACGTGATCAGGCAGAGCGGCGGCGGAGGACCGTCGAGATCACCGGAATCGAGGGTCAGCCGCAGGGCGCTGTCGTCATCGCCCAGAAGTGCCGCAAACCGCAGCACGCGGCCCTTGTAGGTGGTCCGGAACTCACAGCAGGCGGCCCTCTCCCCGACGGAGGGTTTCGACCAGAACCACCGGCCTGTCCCCGACCACAGAAGGCCGAGTGGCAAGTCGCCTTCGACCAGCAAGTCCTGCCCCGTCTCTCGCGGCACCAGGGCATAGAGACACCCGATGTCCGCGATGAACTCGGCACGCAGACGGGGGTTCTCCAGGCACAGGACCGTTGCCGCACGGGGCCCTGAGGCGAAGTTGACTACCTGCTGCCGGGAGTAGCTGCAAGCTCCGTGCGCGATGCGGAGAGGCTTGTCGACGCGAAGCCGATCGGTCCCCGTGGCCATGCTCCGCACATACAGCCTGCCGGTGATCATCCCTTGCGGTCGGGCCTCCGCGAACACCTGCAGAGCAGTGCCATGCCACTCGCCGTCACCGGTCACCGCAAGGGTGGCCGCCGGGCTTGCCGAGTAGCCGGCTCCGGCATCAGTGAGGTGCACGCCGCAGACGAGGCTGACCGGCCCCGGGGTGTGCTTCCGTGCCCTGACGGTGACCACTGCAGGCTTCTCGGGAGTGGGGAACAAGGTGACGTCGGCGCCGACAACCTGGACCTCGACTGCGCTCTGGATCACGGAGACGAGGGTATCTGACGTAGCCGCCTCTTGGGCCCACGCTGCGGTGCAGGCGAGCGTCAGGATCGCTTTGAGCAGGAGGGTCAAGGTCGAGTTCACCGTGAGGGCGTGGCTCGGCGAAAGTGATGCGGCCAGACACGGGTATTCCTGTCCCGTCGCGTCTCTTCCTGCCTGGCACAGCGCCTGAGGAGCCAGGTCAGTGGGGTGCCGTCACCCCGGCAGGCCCCGCAAGCAGAACGCGCCACCCCGGAGGATGGCGCGTTCAACACAGCCGCACGATGGACCCTACCGTACGAGGGTACGTTTCTGCACAGACTCAAAGCCTTTGGCATCCACCGCGCGAACCGTGATATCCACTCGATCACTGCCTGCAGGCACCGGAACCTGGATCGCGAACTTGCCCAAGAGGTTCGGGGTGATCGTCACGCCGTTCACGGTCACTGTTGAGCCCCGCTCAGCCTTGCCGCTTACCGGGACTGCTGTGAGCCCGACCGGCAAGGTCTCGTAAGTGGGTTCGATGAGCTCGAGGCTGGGCTTGGCGACCGAGAGTTCTCGATCCCACTGTGCGACCTCGTCAGGCTTCATCTCGGCCACCTGGTGCGACACAGCACCGGCAGCACCGGCCTCTCCGGCCCCGATGTCAACACTGCCCTGCTTATCCGACAGCGCCACACTCCCCTTCAGCACCGATACCCGGGTCGCACCGTCTGGCGTGACGGCAACGGAGAAAACCGTCCCACGGACGGCCGCAGTCGCCGTCGGAGTGCGGATCTCGAACTTCGATTGCTGTGAGAGCGCCTTCAGTACCCGAACCCACACCTGGCCGCTGTCCAGCTTGAAGAGGTAGTCCTGACTGTCGTCGGACCGGTTGACCTGGCACTTGAGAACCTGGACCGTCGTATCCGGGCCGATTCGGAGGCGTGAATCGTCGACCCAGTTCAGAGTGAGATGGCCGTCTGCCCCGGTGCGCAGGACGTCTCCGGCCTTCACTCGCTCCGTGGTTCCCAGGGGGACGAAGCCGGGCGATCCGGCAGGCTGGACGCTGATGCTGCCGCCCGGGTCACTGACGGCGGCGACGCGCTGGAGCACCAGTACCGACTCCAGAAGCGAGGCGCCGACGAACACCAGCGTCGCGAAAGAACAGATCAACAGCACGGCCGCTTTTCTCATGCTCAATCCCTCAACCGCCACTGGCGGTCATAGCTTCGGCATACCACGGGCGGCCCGCAGGGCCGCTCCCCTCTCCCGCGAGGAGGTATACCCGATGGTCTGAAGCCCTAAACGCCGCGGCCTTCAGGCATCCTTGAGCACCAACAGCACTTCAGCGCGACGTCGGAATCTGCGTGGAGGTGTCCTGAGATGGGCGGGGAATAGCCCGCCATCGCACGACCAATGACGGGGCATCTTGCCCGATGGAGGCGTTTGCATGTCAGAACCACGGATTTCGGCACAACTCATCGTGTACGCGGGCAGACAGGCCAAGGACCTGGCGGGCGTGATTGGCGAACTGGCACAGATCGGGTATGCGGGAGCCGAGATCGGCGCCAACTTCGCCGACGAGGACTGGGGGCAAGTCAAGGGCGTCTTCGATGACAAGGGTATGGTGATCTCAGGCCTGCATGCCGGCTATGCCGCCGTGGCCAACCCTGAGTGGGGCCCGAAGGCTATCGACGCCTGCAAGGCAATGGGTGTCAGCTACATCCTATCCTCCGGCGTTGCACCCGGCGAGGGAATCGAGCCCTACCTCCGCTGCGCCGAGCCCTTCAACGCCTTTGGGGCCAAGTGCAAGGAGAACGGGATCACCTTCTGCTACCACAACCACGGGTGGGAGTTCGAGAGCTTCGACGGCGTCAAGGGCATCCACAAGCTGTGCGAAGTGACCGACCCGGAGGTCGTCAAGCTCAACGTGGACGTGTACTGGGTGACTGTCGGTGGCGAGAACCCCGCCGAGTTCATCGAGCGCTACAGCAACCGCGTGGGCTACTACCACTTCAAGGACGGCCCCTACACCCCGACCGGTTCCGTGGCCCCCAAGCCCTATGAGTTCACCGAGCTCGGCTGTGGCACGGTTGACCTCGCGGGCGCTCTCGCGGCCGCCCGCAAGTTCAGCCCGAGCTGGATTGTGTACGAGCAGGACCGGACTGCGCTTGAGCCCAAGGAAGCCTGCCGGATCAGCTTCGAGCACCTCAAGTCGCTGGGACTGTAGACCTCACACCGTCCCGCAGCCCTCTGACGGTCTTGTGCGGCGGCCTATCTTGGAGGTACAATCCTCAAGGCCAGGATGGCTGCAGTGTCGGTCGATCTTCCCGCCGGGCGCCCCGTGTGATATGCACGGGGCGCCAAGCTTGTTCAGGCTCCACTTTTTTGCATGGGGATCGAAACCGTAGCGACCTTCACCTGTCTTTAAAGTACACGCCGCAGAAGTCCTTGCGCGGCGTAGTAGTCGAAAGGACCTGATGATGCGCACGTACAGGCAAGCCGTGGGGACGGTTCTGGTCAGTCTGGTTCTCGCACTTATCGCCCTTTCCAGCTCTTTCGCCCAGCCGGTGCCCGTGTCGGTCAAGGTAGCCCTCGTAGACATCAGCAAGATCAGTGCCAACTATGAGGCGCTTCAGGCGGCACGCGGCGAAATCGAGCAGTGGCACCAGCAGCAGCAGGTCTGGTATCAGCAGCAGAAGGCCTATCTGCAAGAGCTTGCCAACCGTTACTCCTACCTGCCCCAGGCGCAGTTCAAGGAAGTCCTGGATATCCTCGCCAAGCCGCGCCCGCTGTCTCAGGAACTGGCCAAGCGCCGCGATGAGCTGCAGAAGCAGAGCGGCGACTCCGAGGCCCGGCACCTTGAGTTGCAGGCAAAGCTGGGACGCACCGACAAAGAGCGAGAAGAGTTCGAGCAGCTCCAGGCGATGTACGCCGCCAACATGGAGCAGCTCACTGCGATGGACGACGACCTCAACACTGAGGCCTCCAGTCGCAAGTCTCAGATGGAGATCGACCTCACCAACAACCTCCTGCAGGCGGTCAAGGACGTTGCGACCGCCGGCGGGTACGCCGTAGTCCTCAACAAGCTGGTTGTGGTCTATGGCGGAGACGACATCAGCGACACTGTGATCGCCAAGCTCAACGGGAAGGGAGCGCCTGCACCGACGGCTGCGCCGAAGACCGACGCAACCACGGCCCCGGCAGGCGCGCCGAAGCCCGGAACGGCTCCCACGACCGCTCCGACCGGCCAGCCAAAGCCACCGGCTCCGCCGACCGGAGGCAAGTAGGCAGGCCGTGAGAGTGGCCGCCGGCGCGGTGCTCAGGTACCTGTCGGCCCTCGCGGTGATCCTTGCGGTCGCGTCGGTAACCGGCTGCGAGCCACAGGGCGCAGGTGCGGGAACTGAGGCCGCCACAGGCCAGCGCCGTGAAGGGCATTGCTTCGTCGCACAACTGATTGAGCTCCATCCTCTGTACGAGGACCTTCGCAACCTGGAGAAAGCAGTTCGGGCTCTGTCGCTGCCCGAGAAGCCCTTGAGTGAGCTGCCGGCCTTCGAGGCCCGGGCTGCCTTGCCGACGTCTCTCACAGCGGGCCCTGTGGCGCTGAAGTGGCCGGGGAGCCTGCTCACGGAGCATCGGGACCTCGCCCTGGAGGCGCTGGCTCAGAAGCCGCTCGAGACGCCGGACATGCTACCCGGCGACCTGAAGATCGGCCTCGGCTGGCAACGACGACAGGCGCAGAGCTCGCTGGAGGGTCGCCTGCTCGAGGAGCGCAGTCGGGCCAGTCAAGAGTACGCGGCAGCCGCCAGAGACCTCTACCAGCGTAACCAGGAAAGGCTGACGTCACCGGGGATGGGGGAGACCGTGGAGGGTGTGCGTCAGGAGCTGGAGGCAGAGCTCGAGAAGCTCCGGCAGCAACACGAGCAGCGTCTGGCGCAAGTCGAAGAGTCGCTGCGAGGGAGTGCCACCGCAAGAATCGGCGAAGCCGAACGCTCGGTCTGGGCGCGAGCAAAAGAGCGCTTGCGACCCCCGGCCGGAGCAAACGACCAGGGACTTGCCGAAGCGATGCGCGAGGGGCTGCGTGATTTTGAGGTCCCGCAGTGGCCGGCGGAGGTCAAAACTGACCTTCCGCTCCCACGAGCAACGCCAACCGAGGGCATGACGCTGGAACAGGCGGAGAAGCAACGGGCGGCGGCGCGGAAGGTCCAGCTTGAGGAGTTGGCTGCAGCCCGGAACCGCGTGAC
This window harbors:
- a CDS encoding DUF6785 family protein, whose amino-acid sequence is MQEVPRRHGVTPRCILIGLLLMPVNVYWVTLVEVRWYTLDGSCLPLFITPVFMLFALALLNLLLLRFAPRQAFSQAELLVIYLMVVISETLAGHDFVQNLFGTIGHPFRFATPENRWEELFWQYIPRWLTVSDEIALRGLYEGRESFWQPQMYGPFLVPLAAWGGFLFVLIFVMLCINVLVRKPWTEQEKLSYPLILLPLELTRGQESARFFRNHLMWIGFGIATVIDVVNGCHALWPQIPEIRYIKLYELAQHWPSRPWNATGSTRLGMYPFAIGLAFFLPSDLSFSCWFFYVVSKFERVAGAMMGQQSAQGFPYLNEQAGGAWIGIALVSLWALRGHLRKVWDHVQGLPTDLDDRQEPISYRTAIAGIVLGSVALCIFFGYAGMSPAVTLSFFLIFFLLSIAITRVRAELGTPHEIYFVNPHRLMVQIAGAGAFGARNLTALSVTYWFNRGYRCHPMPCQLEAFKMSEFADLDRKWLAGAIMIATVGAIVFSFWANLHITMREGAAARCMGFKSWVGRETYDRLSTWILSPQPTDYSAIAAMVVGGVIVWALKALRFRYGGLPFHPAGYALAISFAMDYFWFAFFVSWLIKVVLMRYGGQKAHRQGIWFFLGLLAGDYTIGAIWAIIGPAFGVKTYKIFI
- a CDS encoding OmpH family outer membrane protein, encoding MMRTYRQAVGTVLVSLVLALIALSSSFAQPVPVSVKVALVDISKISANYEALQAARGEIEQWHQQQQVWYQQQKAYLQELANRYSYLPQAQFKEVLDILAKPRPLSQELAKRRDELQKQSGDSEARHLELQAKLGRTDKEREEFEQLQAMYAANMEQLTAMDDDLNTEASSRKSQMEIDLTNNLLQAVKDVATAGGYAVVLNKLVVVYGGDDISDTVIAKLNGKGAPAPTAAPKTDATTAPAGAPKPGTAPTTAPTGQPKPPAPPTGGK
- a CDS encoding sugar phosphate isomerase/epimerase; its protein translation is MSEPRISAQLIVYAGRQAKDLAGVIGELAQIGYAGAEIGANFADEDWGQVKGVFDDKGMVISGLHAGYAAVANPEWGPKAIDACKAMGVSYILSSGVAPGEGIEPYLRCAEPFNAFGAKCKENGITFCYHNHGWEFESFDGVKGIHKLCEVTDPEVVKLNVDVYWVTVGGENPAEFIERYSNRVGYYHFKDGPYTPTGSVAPKPYEFTELGCGTVDLAGALAAARKFSPSWIVYEQDRTALEPKEACRISFEHLKSLGL
- a CDS encoding radical SAM protein; this encodes MTELLYAVKDCIAGGRPLTVAEGEELYACTDLLELGRLAESVRHRLADGNCTLIRTRRIRYSNVCRNQCSYCAKAKRPGEEGAYQRTVEEVVDLVDEAISLGFTQFQLAGGSSPSDELDYFLEMLSTLRARFPKIHLQGFAPAQLVNIANAARLPSTEVLAQLREAGLDSLLEDGADIFDPAIRRVLCRTKATGGQWLQVMREAHGMGMLGGASMLYGHYEGREEKIEHLCHLRDLQDETGRFTFYAPRTFRAENSLANAGALVGGVEDLREFAVGRIFLSTFPHLRCYANDLGMKTTQIALNFGVDTVVVVTHDHEPLKDEDRAEAGLPNLPQLRELVERAGLEIREGTLDQRLSPVASSGS
- a CDS encoding FecR domain-containing protein, yielding MRKAAVLLICSFATLVFVGASLLESVLVLQRVAAVSDPGGSISVQPAGSPGFVPLGTTERVKAGDVLRTGADGHLTLNWVDDSRLRIGPDTTVQVLKCQVNRSDDSQDYLFKLDSGQVWVRVLKALSQQSKFEIRTPTATAAVRGTVFSVAVTPDGATRVSVLKGSVALSDKQGSVDIGAGEAGAAGAVSHQVAEMKPDEVAQWDRELSVAKPSLELIEPTYETLPVGLTAVPVSGKAERGSTVTVNGVTITPNLLGKFAIQVPVPAGSDRVDITVRAVDAKGFESVQKRTLVR
- a CDS encoding family 16 glycosylhydrolase, giving the protein VGDGVVEIDIFEQQGRYITDSATSIDLNVHFTRDAHSRPEAGIDASADFHVWAMEWQEGQIDWYLDGEVIHTYRGPTPQEKMFILVALFQYSGWIGQIDPNMTYPRDFEIDYVRVYARDEG